A section of the Bacillus pumilus genome encodes:
- the ruvA gene encoding Holliday junction branch migration protein RuvA — MIEFVKGTIDYVCPQYVVIENGGVGYQVYSPNPFIYQINKQETIYTYHYIKEDAFSLYGFQTREEKALFTKLLNVTGIGPKGALAILASGDPGAVISAIEREDEAFLIKFPGVGKKTARQIILDLKGKLADVVPEMIGNLFNHEDHIQVETQQTALDEALEALSVLGYGDREIKKVYPLLKEEKNLTTDQYVKKALQKMLK; from the coding sequence TGTAAAAGGGACCATTGATTATGTGTGCCCGCAATATGTTGTCATAGAAAACGGCGGAGTGGGATATCAAGTCTATAGCCCAAACCCGTTTATCTATCAAATCAATAAACAAGAAACGATTTATACGTATCATTACATAAAGGAAGACGCTTTCTCGTTATATGGATTTCAAACACGAGAAGAAAAAGCGCTGTTCACAAAACTGTTAAATGTCACAGGGATTGGGCCGAAGGGGGCTCTAGCGATTCTTGCTTCCGGTGATCCTGGCGCTGTGATCTCAGCGATAGAACGTGAAGATGAAGCGTTCCTGATTAAGTTCCCTGGCGTTGGCAAAAAGACAGCTCGCCAAATCATTCTCGATCTAAAAGGAAAGCTAGCGGATGTTGTTCCTGAAATGATTGGCAATCTATTTAATCACGAGGACCATATTCAGGTCGAAACGCAGCAAACGGCATTAGACGAAGCGCTTGAAGCCTTAAGTGTTCTTGGATACGGTGATCGCGAAATTAAAAAGGTATATCCATTGTTAAAAGAAGAAAAGAATCTCACAACCGATCAATATGTGAAAAAAGCTTTACAAAAAATGTTGAAATAG
- the ruvB gene encoding Holliday junction branch migration DNA helicase RuvB, with the protein MDERLVSTEADNHESAIEQSLRPQTLSQYIGQQKVKDNLSVFIEAARMRQETLDHVLLYGPPGLGKTTLASIIANEMNVQLRTTSGPAIERPGDLAAILTSLEPGDVLFIDEIHRLQRSIEEVLYPAMEDFCLDIVIGKGDTARSVRLDLPPFTLVGATTRVGLLTAPLRDRFGVHARLEYYEQRDLAHIVSRTAELFEIGIDLRSAEEIARRSRGTPRVANRLLRRVRDFAQVLGNHSITEDIAEDALERLQVDKLGLDHIDHKLLLSMIEKFRGGPVGLDTISATIGEESHTIEDVYEPYLLQIGFLQRTPRGRVVTREAYEHFQMEVPIRD; encoded by the coding sequence ATGGATGAACGGCTCGTCTCAACTGAAGCAGACAACCATGAATCAGCCATTGAGCAAAGTCTGCGGCCTCAGACACTTAGCCAATATATCGGTCAGCAAAAAGTTAAGGATAACCTCAGTGTGTTTATTGAAGCTGCCCGTATGAGGCAGGAAACGCTCGATCACGTCCTCTTATACGGACCGCCCGGACTCGGGAAAACGACGCTTGCGTCAATTATTGCCAATGAAATGAATGTTCAGCTGCGTACAACATCTGGACCAGCGATTGAACGTCCTGGTGATTTGGCGGCGATTTTAACGTCTCTTGAGCCAGGTGATGTGTTGTTTATAGATGAAATTCATCGCTTGCAGCGTTCAATTGAGGAAGTACTTTATCCAGCAATGGAGGATTTTTGTTTAGATATCGTCATTGGCAAAGGAGATACAGCGCGCTCTGTACGGCTTGATTTACCGCCATTTACACTTGTAGGTGCTACAACCCGTGTTGGACTTTTAACAGCGCCGCTTCGTGACAGGTTTGGGGTACATGCAAGATTGGAATACTATGAGCAAAGAGATTTGGCTCACATTGTTTCAAGAACAGCAGAGCTGTTCGAGATTGGAATTGATCTTCGCTCAGCCGAAGAGATCGCAAGACGTTCCCGCGGTACGCCGAGGGTTGCCAATCGTCTACTCAGAAGAGTAAGAGATTTTGCCCAGGTGCTTGGAAATCATTCGATTACCGAGGACATTGCGGAAGATGCCCTTGAGCGCCTTCAAGTCGACAAGCTTGGTCTTGATCATATCGATCATAAGCTGCTTTTAAGTATGATTGAAAAATTTAGAGGCGGTCCTGTTGGGCTTGACACAATCTCAGCGACAATTGGAGAAGAATCACATACGATTGAAGATGTGTACGAACCGTATTTACTGCAAATTGGTTTCCTACAAAGAACACCAAGAGGACGAGTCGTCACAAGAGAAGCGTATGAACACTTTCAAATGGAGGTTCCGATTCGTGACTGA
- the queA gene encoding tRNA preQ1(34) S-adenosylmethionine ribosyltransferase-isomerase QueA, with product MKLELFDFDLPERLIAQVPLEKRDASRLMVLNKQTGEVTHDTFSQITDYFQTGDCLVLNNTRVLPARLFGMKEDTGAKVELLLLKQEEGDKWETLVKPAKRVKKGTVITFGDGRLQAVCTEELEHGGRKVEFQYTGIFYEVLESLGEMPLPPYIKEQLDDRERYQTVYSKEVGSAAAPTAGLHFTNELLDALKEKGVHIAFITLHVGLGTFRPVSADRIEEHEMHAEFYEMNEETAAELNRVRKEGGRIISVGTTSTRTLETIASAHDGEFKASSGWTSIFIYPGYTFKAIDGMITNFHLPKSSLIMLVSALAGREHVLKAYNEAVKEEYRFFSFGDAMLIQ from the coding sequence ATGAAGTTAGAACTATTTGATTTTGATTTACCAGAAAGATTAATTGCACAAGTACCGCTTGAAAAACGTGACGCATCAAGACTGATGGTCTTAAACAAACAAACGGGTGAAGTGACACACGATACATTCTCACAAATTACCGATTATTTTCAAACGGGTGATTGCCTCGTTTTAAATAATACACGCGTTCTGCCGGCACGGTTGTTTGGAATGAAAGAGGATACAGGTGCAAAAGTTGAACTTCTTCTCTTAAAACAAGAGGAAGGAGACAAATGGGAAACACTTGTGAAACCAGCCAAACGAGTGAAAAAAGGAACAGTGATCACATTTGGTGATGGACGGCTTCAAGCGGTATGTACAGAAGAATTAGAACATGGCGGCAGAAAAGTTGAGTTTCAGTATACTGGCATTTTTTATGAAGTCCTTGAATCTCTTGGGGAAATGCCGCTACCTCCTTATATTAAAGAACAGCTTGACGATCGTGAACGCTATCAAACGGTGTATTCAAAAGAGGTCGGCTCCGCTGCTGCTCCAACTGCTGGTCTTCACTTTACAAACGAGCTGCTGGATGCGCTGAAAGAAAAGGGTGTGCACATCGCATTCATTACTCTGCATGTGGGACTTGGTACTTTCCGTCCGGTCAGTGCAGATCGTATTGAAGAACACGAAATGCACGCAGAGTTTTACGAAATGAATGAAGAAACAGCGGCTGAGCTTAATCGCGTTCGCAAGGAAGGCGGGCGGATTATTTCAGTGGGGACAACGTCAACAAGAACGCTCGAAACCATTGCAAGTGCGCATGATGGCGAATTCAAAGCGTCAAGCGGCTGGACGTCAATCTTTATTTACCCAGGCTATACATTCAAGGCAATTGATGGCATGATCACGAATTTTCATCTGCCAAAATCCTCGTTAATCATGCTTGTCAGTGCATTAGCTGGGCGAGAGCATGTCCTAAAGGCATACAATGAAGCTGTAAAAGAGGAATATCGCTTCTTCAGCTTTGGCGATGCCATGCTGATTCAATAA
- a CDS encoding DUF2905 domain-containing protein yields the protein MTEFPKILMILGGVLFAAGLVFQLVGKLPGDIFVKKGNVTFFFPVITCIVISIVLTILLNIFGRMK from the coding sequence GTGACTGAATTCCCTAAAATATTGATGATTTTAGGTGGTGTCCTTTTTGCCGCAGGGTTAGTATTTCAATTGGTTGGTAAGCTTCCAGGTGATATTTTTGTGAAAAAAGGAAATGTGACCTTCTTTTTTCCTGTGATCACCTGCATTGTCATTAGCATCGTGCTCACGATATTACTGAATATCTTTGGACGGATGAAATAA